One window of Papaver somniferum cultivar HN1 chromosome 9, ASM357369v1, whole genome shotgun sequence genomic DNA carries:
- the LOC113313906 gene encoding protein PLASTID TRANSCRIPTIONALLY ACTIVE 16, chloroplastic-like isoform X8 — protein sequence MAPSLTSNSFLLSTTPRSKQLSARSPRLTVFAKGSGPLSKFGLGKKENGSEDESDKPSNGKKNFFFDLSKINPDVKSLIPVVSKPASGLSFGNSRRKDGNSVFVAGATGQAGVRIAQTLLRKGFTVRAAVPDLGAAQELARLAASYKIISTEESKRLNAVASTFSDSESIAKAMGNATKVVVTVGPSENGPTSEVTLEDALLVVRASQLAGANHVAIIYDGTSGVASSNNVLNGISSFFNNIFSRSQSLTMTEFVEELVDTNVNYTLIKTKLTEDYSLENSYNVVIANEGTSTSQKSDSKCNVSTRQIASLVAEVFSNTTVAENKVVEVSTDPSAALKSTNELFSAIPEDGRRKAKAEAVAKAKAEEEAIIAAARASEAAEAAKKLTEEVQKLSEQEARASSLAKDAQQKAEAAGASMESFMNKAKGISSGLSWDKLSSQIATAVQNKAEDLNTPVATVRGQAKARNLPAQKAVVKQSKPKAAVASFRQSKPKVEQTEVKKEERKIFGGLFKQETIYMDD from the exons ATGGCTCCCAGTCTCACTTCAAACTCATTTCTCCTCAGTACTACACCTCGTTCGAAGCAGCTCTCAGCCAGGAGCCCCAGATTGACTGTATTTGCTAAAGGGTCAGGACCATTGTCTAAATTCGGCCTCGGCAAAAAAGAGAATGGAAGTGAGGATGAATCTGACAAGCCAAGTAatggaaagaaaaacttcttcttcGACCTCAGCAAGATTAATCCGGACGTGAAGTCTTTAATTCCAGTTGTGAGCAAGCCAGCTTCAGGTTTGTCATTCGGGAACTCGAGACGTAAAGATGGTAATTCGGTGTTTGTTGCTGGTGCAACTGGGCAAGCTGGAGTCCGCATTGCACAAACATTACTGCGCAAAGGGTTCACTGTCAGGGCGGCCGTTCCTGATCTTGGTGCAGCTCAAGAACTAGCTCGTTTAGCTGCTAGTTACAAG ATCATCTCCACAGAGGAATCAAAACGACTGAATGCTGTTGCATCAACCTTTAGTGATTCAGAATCCATTGCAAAGGCTATGGGCAATGCCACCAAAGTTGTGGTCACAGTTGGCCCTTCAGAGAATGGGCCTACCTCCGAGGTCACCCTTGAAGATGCTCTACTAGTTGTTCGAGCCTCTCAACTAGCTGGTGCTAACCACGTTGCGATAATCTATGACGGGACATCAGGAGTGGCATCTTCCAATAATGTTCTAAATGGTATATCATCATTCTTCAACAATATCTTCTCGAGATCTCAATCATTAACCATGACCGAGTTTGTGGAGGAGTTGGTGGATACAAATGTAAACTACACACTCATAAAGACCAAACTGACAGAAGATTACTCTCTGGAGAATTCTTATAATGTCGTTATAGCAAACGAAGGAACCTCTACCAGTCAGAAGAGCGACAGCAAATGTAAT GTTTCTACGAGGCAGATTGCATCCTTGGTGGCTGAGGTTTTCTCAAATACAACTGTGGCAGAAAATAAG GTAGTTGAAGTTTCTACAGACCCCTCGGCAGCATTGAAGTCCACAAACGAACTCTTCAG TGCCATTCCTGAGGATGGAAGGAGGAAAGCAAAAGCAGAAGCAGTAGCCAAGGCCAAAGCGGAGGAAGAAGCAATAATAGCTGCTGCAAGAGCCAGCGAAGCAGCTGAGGCTGCTAAGAAACTTACAGAAGAAGTGCAGAAGCTATCAGAGCAAGAAGCACGAGCATCAAGTCTTGCCAAAGATGCCCAACAGAAAGCTGAGGCTGCAGGGGCTTCCATGGAAAGCTTTATGAATAAAGCAAAAGGCATTAGTTCAGGTTTGTCATGGGACAAATTGAGTTCACAAATTGCAACTGCTGTTCAAAATAAGGCCGAGGACTTGAACACCCCGGTCGCTACTGTACGAGGCCAAGCCAAGGCTCGAAACTTACCAGCTCAAAAAGCTGTTGTCAAACAATCAAAACCGAAAGCAGCAGTGGCATCATTTAGGCAATCGAAGCCAAAAGTGGAACAAACTGAAGTTAAAAAGGAGGAGAGGAAGATTTTTGGAGGCTTGTTCAAGCAAGAAACAATCTACATGGACGACTGA
- the LOC113313906 gene encoding serine/arginine repetitive matrix protein 1-like isoform X4, with product MSGGFFRGTSADQDTRFSNKQAKLLKSQKFAPELDHLVDIRKVKMDVVKPWIATRVTEFLGFEDEVLINFIYGLLDGKEINGKEVQIQLTGFMEKNTGKFMKELWNLLRSAEQNASGVPQQFLDAKEEEIKKKKEEADRITLEIQKKRDIEQEKAKEMDGEVDKTRSQSDGFHSLPKRLPPVGEEDIASEERNGSRGNNSGRKLSRSISRSPPRRRSISPDRRYRSPIKRSISPRRRPSPRRHRSPLRRRSPYSRRRSTSRSWRRSPSPARRRSRSPARRRSRSPGRRRSPSPARRRSPSPVRRRSPIPVRRRSPSPVRRRSPPPMRRRSPSPRRRRSPSPFQRRSRRRSPTPRRRSPSPFRRRSPSPLGSISPPRRSPSPISPKVSRRSPMGSPQQRNRSRSPYRSRSPVYRSRRSLSRDREIQTNGMGSKTNRDDYPSQRIRGRRSPVRHTPEREEVKLSDQEHRALDPVSRRPQVSLRSPQREPRKQSGVQRKVPVRVHSPEKSPSGSESPPPNRKVISGDDKRTFSPSESPLRVTRELRNRAESASPVRQIRDHGARHRGSPETSGDEDASHARRNARLSPRKRTRLSPAAASKNMHDEEYSPEDSARDQPGDARSRHADNVESRKKDRDFKSEKASVMAERPGRNTQNISSHSSDVVDYGHGRVEGEKSKLDVIPDEQTGSKKRSRSSNLEGNEQGDKLEALQKPTKRVDHQIATSDSDSEENEKYRIGGVDKRKEKESERHQMASGDDASDDSQIDTKKDAKRRRKEEKRLRKEEKRRRREERHRKKEERRAGRLKSKSKDTVPSDTKKNQKFGDDDVALRRESHLSDTEEDIDPKQHEIELRKRALESLRAKKAINP from the exons atGTCAGGCGGTTTCTTTAGG GGGACGTCAGCTGATCAAGATACTCGATTCTCTAATAAACAAGCTAAATTACTTAAATCGCAGAAATTCGCTCCCGAATTGGATCATCTG GTGGACATTAGGAAGGTGAAGATGGATGTTGTTAAACCATGGATTGCTACACGTGTGACGGAGTTTCTTGGTTTTGAAGATGAAGTTTTGATTAACTTTATATATGGACTTCTAGATGGAAAG GAAATTAATGGGAAGGAGGTACAAATCCAGCTTACTGGGTTTATGGAGAAAAATACTGGCAAGTTTATGAAAGAACTGTGGAATTTACTTCGTAGTGCTGAGCAGAATGCTAGTGGTGTACCTCAACAGTTTTTGGATGCTAAAGAAGaggaaattaagaagaaaaag GAAGAAGCAGATCGGATTACACTTGAGATTCAAAAGAAGAGGGACATTGAGCAAGAGAAGGCTAAGGAGATG GATGGCGAGGTTGATAAAACGAGGTCCCAGAGTGACGGTTTCCATTCCCTCCCGAAGCGTTTGCCGCCCGTAGGCGAAGAAGATATAGCATCTGAAGAAAGGAACGGTTCGAGGGGAAACAACAG TGGCAGGAAGCTATCGAGGAGCATTTCTAGATCCCCTCCACGCAGGCGCTCTATTTCTCCTGATAGGCGATATCGTTCTCCAATTAAACGTTCCATATCTCCTCGTCGCAGGCCGTCACCACGAAGACATCGATCCCCTCTGAGACGGCGATCTCCTTACTCAAGACGTAGATCGACATCACGTTCATGGCGCAGATCTCCTTCCCCAGCTCGACGCAGATCTCGCTCTCCTGCTCGACGCAGATCTCGCTCCCCTGGTCGACGTAGATCTCCCTCCCCTGCTCGACGTAGATCCCCTTCTCCTGTGAGACGCAGATCCCCTATTCCTGTGCGTCGTAGATCGCCATCTCCTGTCCGACGTCGTTCTCCACCTCCGATGCGCAGGAGGTCTCCTTCACCTCGCCGGCGCAGATCTCCATCACCTTTTCAAAGAAGATCTCGTAGAAGATCACCAACTCCTCGACGCAGATCCCCTTCTCCCTTTCGGCGTAGGTCACCATCTCCGTTAGGAAGCATATCACCTCCTCGTAGGTCACCATCTCCAATATCACCTAAAGTGAGCAGAAGATCACCAATGGGATCTCCCCAACAAAGAAACAG GAGTCGTAGTCCATATAGAAGCAGGAGTCCTGTATATCGAAGTCGTAGGAGCTTGAGCAGGGATCGTGAGATTCAAACTAATGGCATGGGTTCTAAAACAAATCGTGATGATTATCCAtcccaaag GATTCGTGGGAGAAGGTCACCAGTTCGGCATACCCCTGAGAGGGAGGAGGTCAAATTGTCTGATCAGGAGCACAGGGCATTGGATCCTGTGTCACGTAGACCACAAGTTTCTTTGAGGTCACCACAGCGGGAACCAAGAAAGCAAAGTGGTGTTCAGCGCAAGGTACCTGTTCGGGTGCATTCTCCGGAAAAATCTCCAAGTGGGTCAGAGTCCCCACCACCTAACAGGAAAGTGATTTCTGGGGATGACAAGAG GACCTTTAGTCCATCAGAGAGTCCTCTCAGGGTAACACGAGAACTGAGAAATCGTGCTGAAAGTGCAAGTCCTGTGAGGCAGATAAGAGATCACGGTGCTCGTCACCGTGGTAGTCCAGAAACTAGTGGGGACGAAGATGCGAGTCATGCCAG gAGGAATGCACGTCTTTCTCCTCGAAAAAGAACCAGGCTTTCGCCTGCAGCTGCTTCAAAGAACATGCATGACGAAGAGTATTCTCCTGAAGACTCTGCTCGAGATCAGCCTGGTGATGCACGGAGTCGTCATGCAGATAATGTAGAATCTAGAAAGAAGGATCGTGATTTTAAGAG TGAGAAAGCTTCTGTGATGGCTGAACGTCCTGGAAGGAATACTCAAAATATATCATCACACAGTTCAGACGTAGTTGACTATGGGCATGGAAGGGTTGAGGGTGAAAAGTCTAAGTTGGATGTCATCCCTGATGAACAAACAGGTAGCAAGAAGCGGTCCCGCTCAAGCAATTTGGAAGGCAATGAACAAGGTGACAAACTAGAAGCTTTGCAGAAACCAACAAAAAGGGTTGACCATCAGATAGCCACTTCTGATTCTGATTCCGAGGAAAATGAGAAGTATAGGATAGGTGGAGTTGACaagagaaaagagaaggaatCAGAGAGGCATCAAATGGCTTCTGGCGATGATGCCAGTGATGATTCTCAAATCGATACCAAGAAGGATGCaaagagaagaaggaaagaagaaaagaggtTGCGGAAAGAAGAGAAGCGCAGGCGTCGTGAAGAGCGCCACCGGAAAAAGGAAGAACGTCGTGCAGGCAGGCTAAAATCCAAGTCTAAGGATACAGTGCCTTCAGATACTAAGAAAAACCAGAAGtttggtgatgatgatgttgCTTTGAGGAGGGAGTCTCATCTAAGTGACACTGAAGAAGATATTGATCCAAAGCAACATGAGATTGAACTGCGAAAGAGGGCTCTTGAATCGCTCAGAGCAAAGAAAGCCATCAACCCCTAA
- the LOC113313906 gene encoding serine/arginine repetitive matrix protein 1-like isoform X1 yields the protein MSGGFFRGTSADQDTRFSNKQAKLLKSQKFAPELDHLVDIRKVKMDVVKPWIATRVTEFLGFEDEVLINFIYGLLDGKEINGKEVQIQLTGFMEKNTGKFMKELWNLLRSAEQNASGVPQQFLDAKEEEIKKKKEEADRITLEIQKKRDIEQEKAKEMDGEVDKTRSQSDGFHSLPKRLPPVGEEDIASEERNGSRGNNRLSRSPHSAQRGLSPKFGRKLSRSISRSPPRRRSISPDRRYRSPIKRSISPRRRPSPRRHRSPLRRRSPYSRRRSTSRSWRRSPSPARRRSRSPARRRSRSPGRRRSPSPARRRSPSPVRRRSPIPVRRRSPSPVRRRSPPPMRRRSPSPRRRRSPSPFQRRSRRRSPTPRRRSPSPFRRRSPSPLGSISPPRRSPSPISPKVSRRSPMGSPQQRNRSRSPYRSRSPVYRSRRSLSRDREIQTNGMGSKTNRDDYPSQRIRGRRSPVRHTPEREEVKLSDQEHRALDPVSRRPQVSLRSPQREPRKQSGVQRKVPVRVHSPEKSPSGSESPPPNRKVISGDDKRTFSPSESPLRVTRELRNRAESASPVRQIRDHGARHRGSPETSGDEDASHARRNARLSPRKRTRLSPAAASKNMHDEEYSPEDSARDQPGDARSRHADNVESRKKDRDFKSEKASVMAERPGRNTQNISSHSSDVVDYGHGRVEGEKSKLDVIPDEQTGSKKRSRSSNLEGNEQGDKLEALQKPTKRVDHQIATSDSDSEENEKYRIGGVDKRKEKESERHQMASGDDASDDSQIDTKKDAKRRRKEEKRLRKEEKRRRREERHRKKEERRAGRLKSKSKDTVPSDTKKNQKFGDDDVALRRESHLSDTEEDIDPKQHEIELRKRALESLRAKKAINP from the exons atGTCAGGCGGTTTCTTTAGG GGGACGTCAGCTGATCAAGATACTCGATTCTCTAATAAACAAGCTAAATTACTTAAATCGCAGAAATTCGCTCCCGAATTGGATCATCTG GTGGACATTAGGAAGGTGAAGATGGATGTTGTTAAACCATGGATTGCTACACGTGTGACGGAGTTTCTTGGTTTTGAAGATGAAGTTTTGATTAACTTTATATATGGACTTCTAGATGGAAAG GAAATTAATGGGAAGGAGGTACAAATCCAGCTTACTGGGTTTATGGAGAAAAATACTGGCAAGTTTATGAAAGAACTGTGGAATTTACTTCGTAGTGCTGAGCAGAATGCTAGTGGTGTACCTCAACAGTTTTTGGATGCTAAAGAAGaggaaattaagaagaaaaag GAAGAAGCAGATCGGATTACACTTGAGATTCAAAAGAAGAGGGACATTGAGCAAGAGAAGGCTAAGGAGATG GATGGCGAGGTTGATAAAACGAGGTCCCAGAGTGACGGTTTCCATTCCCTCCCGAAGCGTTTGCCGCCCGTAGGCGAAGAAGATATAGCATCTGAAGAAAGGAACGGTTCGAGGGGAAACAACAG GCTCTCTAGATCTCCACATTCAGCTCAACGTGGCCTTTCACCTAAAtt TGGCAGGAAGCTATCGAGGAGCATTTCTAGATCCCCTCCACGCAGGCGCTCTATTTCTCCTGATAGGCGATATCGTTCTCCAATTAAACGTTCCATATCTCCTCGTCGCAGGCCGTCACCACGAAGACATCGATCCCCTCTGAGACGGCGATCTCCTTACTCAAGACGTAGATCGACATCACGTTCATGGCGCAGATCTCCTTCCCCAGCTCGACGCAGATCTCGCTCTCCTGCTCGACGCAGATCTCGCTCCCCTGGTCGACGTAGATCTCCCTCCCCTGCTCGACGTAGATCCCCTTCTCCTGTGAGACGCAGATCCCCTATTCCTGTGCGTCGTAGATCGCCATCTCCTGTCCGACGTCGTTCTCCACCTCCGATGCGCAGGAGGTCTCCTTCACCTCGCCGGCGCAGATCTCCATCACCTTTTCAAAGAAGATCTCGTAGAAGATCACCAACTCCTCGACGCAGATCCCCTTCTCCCTTTCGGCGTAGGTCACCATCTCCGTTAGGAAGCATATCACCTCCTCGTAGGTCACCATCTCCAATATCACCTAAAGTGAGCAGAAGATCACCAATGGGATCTCCCCAACAAAGAAACAG GAGTCGTAGTCCATATAGAAGCAGGAGTCCTGTATATCGAAGTCGTAGGAGCTTGAGCAGGGATCGTGAGATTCAAACTAATGGCATGGGTTCTAAAACAAATCGTGATGATTATCCAtcccaaag GATTCGTGGGAGAAGGTCACCAGTTCGGCATACCCCTGAGAGGGAGGAGGTCAAATTGTCTGATCAGGAGCACAGGGCATTGGATCCTGTGTCACGTAGACCACAAGTTTCTTTGAGGTCACCACAGCGGGAACCAAGAAAGCAAAGTGGTGTTCAGCGCAAGGTACCTGTTCGGGTGCATTCTCCGGAAAAATCTCCAAGTGGGTCAGAGTCCCCACCACCTAACAGGAAAGTGATTTCTGGGGATGACAAGAG GACCTTTAGTCCATCAGAGAGTCCTCTCAGGGTAACACGAGAACTGAGAAATCGTGCTGAAAGTGCAAGTCCTGTGAGGCAGATAAGAGATCACGGTGCTCGTCACCGTGGTAGTCCAGAAACTAGTGGGGACGAAGATGCGAGTCATGCCAG gAGGAATGCACGTCTTTCTCCTCGAAAAAGAACCAGGCTTTCGCCTGCAGCTGCTTCAAAGAACATGCATGACGAAGAGTATTCTCCTGAAGACTCTGCTCGAGATCAGCCTGGTGATGCACGGAGTCGTCATGCAGATAATGTAGAATCTAGAAAGAAGGATCGTGATTTTAAGAG TGAGAAAGCTTCTGTGATGGCTGAACGTCCTGGAAGGAATACTCAAAATATATCATCACACAGTTCAGACGTAGTTGACTATGGGCATGGAAGGGTTGAGGGTGAAAAGTCTAAGTTGGATGTCATCCCTGATGAACAAACAGGTAGCAAGAAGCGGTCCCGCTCAAGCAATTTGGAAGGCAATGAACAAGGTGACAAACTAGAAGCTTTGCAGAAACCAACAAAAAGGGTTGACCATCAGATAGCCACTTCTGATTCTGATTCCGAGGAAAATGAGAAGTATAGGATAGGTGGAGTTGACaagagaaaagagaaggaatCAGAGAGGCATCAAATGGCTTCTGGCGATGATGCCAGTGATGATTCTCAAATCGATACCAAGAAGGATGCaaagagaagaaggaaagaagaaaagaggtTGCGGAAAGAAGAGAAGCGCAGGCGTCGTGAAGAGCGCCACCGGAAAAAGGAAGAACGTCGTGCAGGCAGGCTAAAATCCAAGTCTAAGGATACAGTGCCTTCAGATACTAAGAAAAACCAGAAGtttggtgatgatgatgttgCTTTGAGGAGGGAGTCTCATCTAAGTGACACTGAAGAAGATATTGATCCAAAGCAACATGAGATTGAACTGCGAAAGAGGGCTCTTGAATCGCTCAGAGCAAAGAAAGCCATCAACCCCTAA
- the LOC113313906 gene encoding serine/arginine repetitive matrix protein 1-like isoform X7, whose translation MRLSRSPHSAQRGLSPKLKLSRSISRSPPRRRSISPDRRYRSPIKRSISPRRRPSPRRHRSPLRRRSPYSRRRSTSRSWRRSPSPARRRSRSPARRRSRSPGRRRSPSPARRRSPSPVRRRSPIPVRRRSPSPVRRRSPPPMRRRSPSPRRRRSPSPFQRRSRRRSPTPRRRSPSPFRRRSPSPLGSISPPRRSPSPISPKVSRRSPMGSPQQRNRSRSPYRSRSPVYRSRRSLSRDREIQTNGMGSKTNRDDYPSQRIRGRRSPVRHTPEREEVKLSDQEHRALDPVSRRPQVSLRSPQREPRKQSGVQRKVPVRVHSPEKSPSGSESPPPNRKVISGDDKRTFSPSESPLRVTRELRNRAESASPVRQIRDHGARHRGSPETSGDEDASHARRNARLSPRKRTRLSPAAASKNMHDEEYSPEDSARDQPGDARSRHADNVESRKKDRDFKSEKASVMAERPGRNTQNISSHSSDVVDYGHGRVEGEKSKLDVIPDEQTGSKKRSRSSNLEGNEQGDKLEALQKPTKRVDHQIATSDSDSEENEKYRIGGVDKRKEKESERHQMASGDDASDDSQIDTKKDAKRRRKEEKRLRKEEKRRRREERHRKKEERRAGRLKSKSKDTVPSDTKKNQKFGDDDVALRRESHLSDTEEDIDPKQHEIELRKRALESLRAKKAINP comes from the exons ATGAG GCTCTCTAGATCTCCACATTCAGCTCAACGTGGCCTTTCACCTAAAtt GAAGCTATCGAGGAGCATTTCTAGATCCCCTCCACGCAGGCGCTCTATTTCTCCTGATAGGCGATATCGTTCTCCAATTAAACGTTCCATATCTCCTCGTCGCAGGCCGTCACCACGAAGACATCGATCCCCTCTGAGACGGCGATCTCCTTACTCAAGACGTAGATCGACATCACGTTCATGGCGCAGATCTCCTTCCCCAGCTCGACGCAGATCTCGCTCTCCTGCTCGACGCAGATCTCGCTCCCCTGGTCGACGTAGATCTCCCTCCCCTGCTCGACGTAGATCCCCTTCTCCTGTGAGACGCAGATCCCCTATTCCTGTGCGTCGTAGATCGCCATCTCCTGTCCGACGTCGTTCTCCACCTCCGATGCGCAGGAGGTCTCCTTCACCTCGCCGGCGCAGATCTCCATCACCTTTTCAAAGAAGATCTCGTAGAAGATCACCAACTCCTCGACGCAGATCCCCTTCTCCCTTTCGGCGTAGGTCACCATCTCCGTTAGGAAGCATATCACCTCCTCGTAGGTCACCATCTCCAATATCACCTAAAGTGAGCAGAAGATCACCAATGGGATCTCCCCAACAAAGAAACAG GAGTCGTAGTCCATATAGAAGCAGGAGTCCTGTATATCGAAGTCGTAGGAGCTTGAGCAGGGATCGTGAGATTCAAACTAATGGCATGGGTTCTAAAACAAATCGTGATGATTATCCAtcccaaag GATTCGTGGGAGAAGGTCACCAGTTCGGCATACCCCTGAGAGGGAGGAGGTCAAATTGTCTGATCAGGAGCACAGGGCATTGGATCCTGTGTCACGTAGACCACAAGTTTCTTTGAGGTCACCACAGCGGGAACCAAGAAAGCAAAGTGGTGTTCAGCGCAAGGTACCTGTTCGGGTGCATTCTCCGGAAAAATCTCCAAGTGGGTCAGAGTCCCCACCACCTAACAGGAAAGTGATTTCTGGGGATGACAAGAG GACCTTTAGTCCATCAGAGAGTCCTCTCAGGGTAACACGAGAACTGAGAAATCGTGCTGAAAGTGCAAGTCCTGTGAGGCAGATAAGAGATCACGGTGCTCGTCACCGTGGTAGTCCAGAAACTAGTGGGGACGAAGATGCGAGTCATGCCAG gAGGAATGCACGTCTTTCTCCTCGAAAAAGAACCAGGCTTTCGCCTGCAGCTGCTTCAAAGAACATGCATGACGAAGAGTATTCTCCTGAAGACTCTGCTCGAGATCAGCCTGGTGATGCACGGAGTCGTCATGCAGATAATGTAGAATCTAGAAAGAAGGATCGTGATTTTAAGAG TGAGAAAGCTTCTGTGATGGCTGAACGTCCTGGAAGGAATACTCAAAATATATCATCACACAGTTCAGACGTAGTTGACTATGGGCATGGAAGGGTTGAGGGTGAAAAGTCTAAGTTGGATGTCATCCCTGATGAACAAACAGGTAGCAAGAAGCGGTCCCGCTCAAGCAATTTGGAAGGCAATGAACAAGGTGACAAACTAGAAGCTTTGCAGAAACCAACAAAAAGGGTTGACCATCAGATAGCCACTTCTGATTCTGATTCCGAGGAAAATGAGAAGTATAGGATAGGTGGAGTTGACaagagaaaagagaaggaatCAGAGAGGCATCAAATGGCTTCTGGCGATGATGCCAGTGATGATTCTCAAATCGATACCAAGAAGGATGCaaagagaagaaggaaagaagaaaagaggtTGCGGAAAGAAGAGAAGCGCAGGCGTCGTGAAGAGCGCCACCGGAAAAAGGAAGAACGTCGTGCAGGCAGGCTAAAATCCAAGTCTAAGGATACAGTGCCTTCAGATACTAAGAAAAACCAGAAGtttggtgatgatgatgttgCTTTGAGGAGGGAGTCTCATCTAAGTGACACTGAAGAAGATATTGATCCAAAGCAACATGAGATTGAACTGCGAAAGAGGGCTCTTGAATCGCTCAGAGCAAAGAAAGCCATCAACCCCTAA